One Rosa chinensis cultivar Old Blush chromosome 5, RchiOBHm-V2, whole genome shotgun sequence genomic region harbors:
- the LOC112203084 gene encoding F-box protein At1g30790-like, protein MVATLVCIKELFCVEMMEFDLMNNNARHTYNLRSNKSRKLEDDPNPELPIELRGAEIIPIEVRDAQILARLPAKDLMRFKCVSKSWSSLTRNLDLVRAYRKFNKQTHLLFFVWDGNRNQQHLFSVQTDPTGISNRTPATLLFSIELSPGPFPFTTHMRGANGLTFVHNAYGTLTSEEYDSIYVLNPCSRELFNLPYVTNQRAHHIYHFGSCTSATNEHYKVLQVEETPNEKCVFKIYTLGSHTSWRHIENNEVTDTLPFDVKSRSFADSSSSVCVDGVIYWTQRRSATSNPVPHETSLIRIMEFERAETVIVAFDVEDEKFRVIPPPRACSCSNAVMFNKIVEVCGCVALLYVIEQQQQIELWVLRDSRNHRWVKETIRAPFPVMGLGRRALYRILTRGKFVFFRGDDRVFYYDMESRSLDGSEIIWPQGIRGMREWLRLVEMYDDAIVSLR, encoded by the exons ATGGTTGCAACTCTTGTTTGTATTAAGGAACTCTTTTGTGTAGAGATGATGGAATTTGATTTAATGAATAATAAT gCTCGTCACACCTACAATTTGAGAAGCAACAAGTCTAGAAAACTGGAGGATGATCCAAATCCAGAGCTCCCTATTGAACTCAGAGGTGCTGAAATAATCCCAATTGAAGTCAGAGATGCTCAAATACTCGCGAGGCTACCAGCTAAGGACCTAATGCGCTTCAAGTGCGTAAGCAAGTCTTGGTCATCTCTCACCCGCAACCTCGACTTGGTTAGAGCCTATAGGAAATTCAACAAGCAAACCCACCTCCTCTTCTTCGTTTGGGATGGAAACAGAAACCAACAACACCTTTTCTCTGTGCAAACAGACCCCACGGGAATTAGTAATCGAACGCCGGCAACCCTTCTTTTCTCCATAGAGTTATCCCCAGGTCCATTTCCATTTACAACACATATGAGGGGTGCCAATGGCTTGACCTTTGTTCATAATGCATACGGCACTTTGACCAGTGAGGAATACGACTCCATTTATGTTCTGAATCCTTGTAGTCGGGAGCTTTTCAATCTTCCATATGTTACCAATCAAAGAGCCCATCATATATACCACTTTGGGTCCTGTACTTCTGCGACAAACGAGCACTACAAAGTTCTCCAAGTCGAAGAGACTCCAAACGAGAAATGCGTGTTCAAGATTTACACACTGGGCTCACATACTTCATGGAGGCACATAGAGAACAATGAGGTCACCGATACTCTCCCTTTTGATGTGAAAAGCCGATCGTTTGCTGACAGTAGTTCTAGCGTGTGCGTCGATGGGGttatatattggactcaaagGAGGAGTGCTACTTCAAACCCGGTGCCACATGAAACATCATTGATTAGAATCATGGAGTTTGAAAGAGCAGAAACTGTGATCGTGGCATTTGATGTTGAAGATGAGAAGTTCAGAGTGATTCCTCCGCCTAGGGCTTGCAGTTGCAGTAATGCTGTCATGTTCAACAAAATAGTGGAAGTGTGTGGATGTGTGGCTCTACTATATGTCATCGAGCAACAGCAGCAGATCGAGCTATGGGTTTTGAGGGACTCCCGGAATCACCGGTGGGTGAAGGAGACGATTCGTGCTCCTTTTCCGGTGATGGGACTCGGGCGACGTGCTCTGTATAGGATCCTCACAAGAGGAAAGTTTGTGTTCTTCAGAGGAGATGATAGGGTGTTTTATTATGATATGGAGAGTAGGAGTTTAGACGGCAGTGAAATAATCTGGCCCCAAGGGATTCGTGGAATGAGAGAGTGGTTACGGTTGGTGGAGATGTATGATGATGCCATTGTCTCATTGAGATGA